A genomic stretch from Arachis stenosperma cultivar V10309 chromosome 3, arast.V10309.gnm1.PFL2, whole genome shotgun sequence includes:
- the LOC130966125 gene encoding protein FAR1-RELATED SEQUENCE 8-like → MKELNPNFFFEIDVDENYSIRNVFWIDARCRAAWEYFGDVVTFNTTYKTNRYDMSFGSFVGVNHHGMSTLLGYMFADRHMWVPVFFKDEFWAGMKSTQCSESMHSVFNKYLNSKSSLLQFVCQYQNCVIDKEQKEIECDAADLRGIIPCVSSSPIEKQFQREYTNSMFRDVQDQFIKKADCDISSVNHHGTSIVYEVDQQKMVFDILAVLLHFRMKVVSSQYILSRWSKNDFVATPVVAAILRDAMDNARQKLKEHKESEHQAAHGSNGNAQPSPTNVASSYKDTQWACSEMTDNLAMHSGSFISLLNSFHNAEQLCMCT, encoded by the exons ATGAAGGAGCTCAATCcgaactttttctttgaaatagATGTGGACGAAAACTATAGCattagaaatgtgttttggaTCGATGCTCGGTGTAGAGCTGCATGGGAATATTTTGGTGATGTCGTGACGTTTAACACTACTTACAAGACTAATAG GTACGACATGTCGTTCGGATCTTTCGTAGGTGTCAACCACCATGGGATGTCTACGCTTCTTGGGT ATATGTTTGCTGACCGACATATGTGGGTGCCAGTATTTTTCAAGGACGAATTCTGGGCTGGCATGAAGAGCACACAATGTAGTGAGAGCATGCATTCAGTTTTCAATAAGTACTTAAACAGTAAGAGCTCTTTGTTGCAATTTGTTTGTCAATACCAAAACTGTGTTATAGACAAGGAGCAAAAGGAGATTGAGTGTGACGCTGCTGATTTAAGGGGTATTATCCCTTGTGTTTCTAGCTCACCAATAGAGAAGCAGTTCCAGAGAGAATATACAAACTCCATGTTTCGAGACGTGCAGGATCAATTTATAAAAAAGGCCGATTGTGACATCTCCTCAGTCAACCATCATGGCACAAGTATAGTTTATGAAGTTGACCAACAAAAGATGGTGTTTGACAT TCTTGCTGTTCTTCTACATTTTCGTATGAAAGTAGTGTCCTCACAATACATTCTATCCCGATGGAGTAAGAAT GATTTCGTGGCTACTCCAGTGGTTGCTGCTATATTGCGTGATGCCATGGACAATGCTCGGCAGAAGCTCAAAGAACACAAGGAATCCGAGCATCAAGCTGCACAT GGATCTAATGGTAATGCACAACCATCTCCTACCAATGTGGCATCTTCCTACAAAGATACGCAATGGGCTTGTTCAGAAATGACAGACAATTTGGCTATGCACTCTGGTTCCTTCATATCACTATTGAATTCATTCCACAACGCTGAACAATTGTGTATGTGTACCTAG
- the LOC130966126 gene encoding protein FAR1-RELATED SEQUENCE 8-like: MGIDFDLNTVPVEEGAEKFEQQTDSSNEIVASQSIFENMENYTSSDEVINQAIGDKELDPEEGMCFDTLEDARTYYYRYAARTGFIVKIRTTGWETRNDQRVVVNQALHCNRDGYRTSRIKAPKRRKIVALTNCKARCYLALDKMTGQWRISRVEVSHSHPLNPKLSGMFSANRQLSMHIKDLIQQNDQAGIKPSKTY, encoded by the exons ATGGGAATTGATTTTGACCTTAATACAGTACCTGTGGAAGAAGGTGCTGAAAAATTTGAACAACAGACGGACTCATCCAATGAAATTGTTGCCAGTCAATCAATTTTTGAGAATATGGAAAACTACACTAGCTCTGATGAG gtcATAAACCAAGCCATTGGTGACAAGGAGCTAGATCCCGAGGAGGGAATGTGCTTTGACACATTAGAAGATGCGCGTACATATTATTATCGATATGCGGCTAGGACTGGATTTATCGTCAAAATAAGAACCACCGGCTGGGAGACTAGAAATGATCAGAGGGTGGTTGTTAATCAGGCTTTGCATTGTAACAGAGATGGATATCGCACATCCCGTATAAAGGCACCCAAGAGAAGAAAAATTGTGGCCTTAACAAATTGCAAAGCCCGTTGCTATTTGGCATTAGATAAAATGACAGGACAGTGGAGAATTTCTCGAGTAGAGGTATCCCACTCACACCCGCTTAATCCGAAGCTATCTGGAATGTTCTCAGCAAACCGTCAGCTAAGTATGCATATAAAGGACCTGATACAGCAAAATGACCAAGCTGGCATTAAACCGAGTAAGACGTACTAG